The segment GCTGACTCCGCGTGGCGCTGCGGATGCTTTTTCCGGTAGGCCAGGTAGCTGCACAGAATGATGGTCCAGACGAACATAAACAGAATGGCCGACACGGTTGTCACCAGGGTAAAGACCTTCATCACATCCGGGATCAGGTAGATCAACGCCACGCCCACCAACAGGCAGAGGCAGGAGAAGAAGAGGCCGGTCGTAGGCACCGAACGGGCCGAGAGTCTGCCAAAGGCGCGGCTCGCCACACCCTGCTGTGACAGACCATAGAGCATACGGCTGGTCGAGAAGATGCCGCTGTTGGCCGAAGAGGCTGCCGAGGTCAGCACCACAAAGTTAACGATACTCGCCGCCGCAGGCAGGCCAATCAGAACGAACATCTCCACAAACGGGCTGCGATCGGCCATCACCTGGGTCCACGGCGTCACCGCCATAATGACCATCAGCGCCAGCACATAGAACATGATGACGCGCAACGGAATCGCATTAATCGCACGCGGTAAGACTTTATGTGGATCGTGCGTTTCTGCCGCGGCAGTGCCCACCAGTTCGATACCGACAAAAGCAAATACTGCAATCTGGAACCCGGCGAAGAAGCCGCTGATGCCTTTCGGGAACAGACCACCCTGATCCCAGATGTTGCTCAGCGCCGCCGTACCGCCACCAGGCGAGGGGTAGTGAAGACAAACCAGCACAACGCCGGTCACAATCAGCGCCACGATGGCGACGATTTTAATGATCGCGAACCAGAACTCCATTTCACCAAACAGTCTGACCGTGGCAATGTTCAGCGCCAGGAACACCACGACGCAGAGCAGGGCGCTCATCCAGATCGAGAAGCCCGGAAACCAGAGCTGAAAATAGGCGCTGATCGCCACTACGTCGGCGATGCCAGTCACGACCCAGCAGAACCAGTAGGTCCAGCCCGTAAAATAGCCCGCCCACGGGCCGAGCAGATCAGCGGCAAAATCACTGAAAGATTTGTATTCGAGGTTGGAGAGCAGCAGCTCCCCCATGGCGCGCATCACAAAGAACAGCATAAAACCGATGATCATATAAACGAAGATGATCGAGGGACCGGCCAGGCTGATCGTCTTCCCCGAGCCCATAAAGAGGCCGGTACCGATCGCACCCCCAATGGCGATAAGCTGGATGTGACGATTATGCAGATTACGCTGGAGCTTGTCGGACGCATCAGGTGCGCGCGTGGTTTCTTTAGATTGATCAACCATAGAATTGTCTTTCCTGTCTTGATGTTGTGTCAGCTCTGCTGGCTGTTAGTAAACGCGTCTGCCCGGAGGCAAGTCGGCATAAGATAGAGGAAGAGGGCCTGAATCGGGTAACGCTTTTTTATCAATTGTGAAGCCTCTGGTCCCGTGAGCGGTAATAACGCACAGTTTCGGTTACTCTTGCGTCAGTCTGGGTAATTATTCATCACGTTATGTCAGCCTCAGGGCAGAAACGGGGTTCTGCCTCTACACTTTTTATTTGTTAATCATCATGCTGCGAAGGGATCTATGCGCACGCTTATCCTGTTTTTGCTGTTAATCGCGCTGGGGTGGGGCAGCTTACCCTGGCTTAAGCAGCATCTGCCGCCGCAGTTCAATCCCTTTACCCCGCTCTCTGTGACCGATCCGCCCGGATGGATGACACAGCTTAAGATGAAACGCCTCGCCAGTGACGCCGGTGCCTGTCTGGACGTCATGCGCCGGGCGCAACAGGCGGGCTGGGTCAGCTTTACCGAGCGCCCGCCAGTCACCGGAACCTGCCCGATCAGCCAGCCGCTGCGGATTCAGAAACTGGGCCCGGTCAGCCTGAGCAGCAGTTTTCTGGCGAGCTGCCCGATGGCAGTGGCCAGCACCATGTATGCGCTGCGCAGCCGCCAGCAGACGCTCCGCGATATGCACAGTCCCCTGGTCCGGATCACCCATGTGGGCAGCTATGCCTGCCGTAATATCTACCATCGCGCGCAGGGACGACGCAGCGAACATGCCACCGCCGATGCCGTGGATATCACTGGCTTTCAGCTGGCGGATGGTCAGCGGCTGGAGGTCGGTCGTCACTGGCAGCAGCCGGCAGAGAAAGCGGCGATGCTGCATACGCTCTGGCGCGGAGGCTGTGAGGTCTTTGGTAATGCGCTGGGGCCAGACTATAACTCTGCGCACGCCTCACATTTTCATCTGGGCATGCGTGGTACAGGCTACTGCCGCTGAATCATCAGAAAGGATAAAGAACGGCGCTGATTTAATATTGACCGGACCAGCAGAAATAAAACCTCTGAATGATGGCCGTTCATCCTGCCTGACTTCATTCTCATCGGGGCAATGAGAAGGGGGAGCATGAAGGTGGTTATTTTTAGTGCCAGTTAATTTAACAGGAAAGTGCTGGCGGGCTAAACAAATTGATCAGATTTTCTGCATATTCCGATTGCGCCTGCGGCCAGCCGGATGAAATTATTTCAGAACAGCAGACGCGTGAATTAAGCTAAATTAATTGTTTATTTAAAAGGAATCGCTAA is part of the Pantoea sp. Ep11b genome and harbors:
- a CDS encoding extensin family protein, with amino-acid sequence MRTLILFLLLIALGWGSLPWLKQHLPPQFNPFTPLSVTDPPGWMTQLKMKRLASDAGACLDVMRRAQQAGWVSFTERPPVTGTCPISQPLRIQKLGPVSLSSSFLASCPMAVASTMYALRSRQQTLRDMHSPLVRITHVGSYACRNIYHRAQGRRSEHATADAVDITGFQLADGQRLEVGRHWQQPAEKAAMLHTLWRGGCEVFGNALGPDYNSAHASHFHLGMRGTGYCR
- the cycA gene encoding D-serine/D-alanine/glycine transporter; protein product: MVDQSKETTRAPDASDKLQRNLHNRHIQLIAIGGAIGTGLFMGSGKTISLAGPSIIFVYMIIGFMLFFVMRAMGELLLSNLEYKSFSDFAADLLGPWAGYFTGWTYWFCWVVTGIADVVAISAYFQLWFPGFSIWMSALLCVVVFLALNIATVRLFGEMEFWFAIIKIVAIVALIVTGVVLVCLHYPSPGGGTAALSNIWDQGGLFPKGISGFFAGFQIAVFAFVGIELVGTAAAETHDPHKVLPRAINAIPLRVIMFYVLALMVIMAVTPWTQVMADRSPFVEMFVLIGLPAAASIVNFVVLTSAASSANSGIFSTSRMLYGLSQQGVASRAFGRLSARSVPTTGLFFSCLCLLVGVALIYLIPDVMKVFTLVTTVSAILFMFVWTIILCSYLAYRKKHPQRHAESAFKMPLGKFMCWVCMAFFAFVLVLLTLQEDTRQALMVTPLWFALLGAGWMLRRRRSR